Proteins encoded in a region of the Pseudochaenichthys georgianus chromosome 20, fPseGeo1.2, whole genome shotgun sequence genome:
- the otulina gene encoding OTU deubiquitinase with linear linkage specificity a isoform X2 — translation MWTEWMPGRMPRFRPALTSDSGKEQLRLWLWAGSKEFAIWCWCQTQHPESPLAASVTHLLQQVSQHEDTIMEGIKNTLENPPPSVSAVSESMEDLEVEQANPGCEGEGCKETDCCRTGDKMDQDVPQQPQRLCSGSTDCSSRSSETLKYLLQRCMDLVSELGLPEELVSHIQELNNM, via the exons ATGTGGACGGAGTGGATGCCGGGGAGGATGCCTCGCTTCAGGCCGGCTTTGACCTCGGATTCCGGGAAGGAGCAACTCAGACTGTGGCTGTGGGCCGGCTCAAAGGAATT TGCTATATGGTGCTGGTGCCAGACCCAACATCCGGAAAGCCCCCTGGCGGCCTCTGTAACCCACCTCCTGCAGCAGGTTTCCCAGCATGAAGACACCATTATGGAGGGCATTAAGAACACTTTGGAGAATCCTCCTCCCAGTGTGAGCGCCGTCTCTGAGAGCATGGAGGACCTGGAGGTGGAGCAGGCAAATCCAGGCTGTGAAGGAGAGGGATGTAAAGAAACAGACTGCTGTAGGACAGGAGACAAAATGGATCAGGATGTTCCTCAGCAGCCACAAAGGCTCTGTTCAGGGTCTACTGACTGCTCCTCCCGCTCCAGTGAGACCCTGAAGTATCTCCTGCAGCGCTGCATGGATCTAGTGTCAGAGCTGGGACTGCCTGAGGAGCTGGTCAGCCACATCCAGGAGCTGAACAACATGTAG
- the otulina gene encoding OTU deubiquitinase with linear linkage specificity a isoform X1, with product MMSWVRAVSTSGDVFDENADELSLQSKEWASNMKKRVKDGYVDGVDAGEDASLQAGFDLGFREGATQTVAVGRLKGIVSAIWCWCQTQHPESPLAASVTHLLQQVSQHEDTIMEGIKNTLENPPPSVSAVSESMEDLEVEQANPGCEGEGCKETDCCRTGDKMDQDVPQQPQRLCSGSTDCSSRSSETLKYLLQRCMDLVSELGLPEELVSHIQELNNM from the exons ATGATGTCTTGGGTTAGAGCTGTTTCGACCAGTGGAGATGTGTTTGATGAGAATGCGGACGAACTTAGTTTGCAAAGTAAAGAGTGGGCATCTAACATGAAGAAGCGAGTTAAG GACGGGTATGTGGACGGAGTGGATGCCGGGGAGGATGCCTCGCTTCAGGCCGGCTTTGACCTCGGATTCCGGGAAGGAGCAACTCAGACTGTGGCTGTGGGCCGGCTCAAAGGAATTGTAAG TGCTATATGGTGCTGGTGCCAGACCCAACATCCGGAAAGCCCCCTGGCGGCCTCTGTAACCCACCTCCTGCAGCAGGTTTCCCAGCATGAAGACACCATTATGGAGGGCATTAAGAACACTTTGGAGAATCCTCCTCCCAGTGTGAGCGCCGTCTCTGAGAGCATGGAGGACCTGGAGGTGGAGCAGGCAAATCCAGGCTGTGAAGGAGAGGGATGTAAAGAAACAGACTGCTGTAGGACAGGAGACAAAATGGATCAGGATGTTCCTCAGCAGCCACAAAGGCTCTGTTCAGGGTCTACTGACTGCTCCTCCCGCTCCAGTGAGACCCTGAAGTATCTCCTGCAGCGCTGCATGGATCTAGTGTCAGAGCTGGGACTGCCTGAGGAGCTGGTCAGCCACATCCAGGAGCTGAACAACATGTAG